A window from Candidatus Polarisedimenticolia bacterium encodes these proteins:
- a CDS encoding lipid-A-disaccharide synthase N-terminal domain-containing protein: protein MTFEGLLHVNGWVLFGILGQILFGSRFIVQWLASERRKESTIPVAFWYLSLLGGLILFAYAFWYRQDIVFTIGQSAGIFIYLRNLMLIRRPRPGTAMPGGAG from the coding sequence ATGACATTTGAAGGCCTGCTGCACGTCAACGGCTGGGTGCTGTTCGGCATCCTGGGGCAGATCCTCTTCGGATCGCGCTTCATCGTGCAGTGGCTGGCATCGGAGCGCCGGAAGGAGAGCACGATCCCGGTGGCGTTCTGGTACCTGAGCCTCCTGGGGGGCCTGATCCTGTTCGCCTACGCCTTCTGGTACAGGCAGGACATCGTGTTCACCATCGGGCAGTCCGCGGGCATCTTCATCTATCTGCGCAACCTGATGCTGATCCGCCGGCCGCGCCCCGGGACCGCGATGCCTGGAGGGGCGGGCTAG
- a CDS encoding type II secretion system protein GspG, whose protein sequence is MRMPAAFILIVVASLAAAGCGKAGENASREVLHAIDQGKLVGTKGTMETLGRALGASVLDRGGYPLGSSIDQATAVLVPTYLPGAVTVDNWGNTLLYQSDGRSFTLTSPGADGRAGSADDLVMTDGQFTQLPAPGGG, encoded by the coding sequence ATGAGAATGCCGGCGGCGTTCATCCTGATCGTCGTGGCCTCGCTGGCCGCCGCGGGATGCGGCAAGGCGGGCGAGAACGCCTCGCGCGAGGTCCTGCACGCCATCGACCAGGGAAAACTCGTCGGGACCAAGGGGACCATGGAGACTCTGGGACGGGCCCTGGGCGCCAGCGTTCTCGATCGAGGAGGTTATCCCCTGGGGAGCTCGATCGATCAGGCCACGGCCGTTCTGGTCCCGACCTACCTGCCCGGAGCCGTCACCGTCGACAACTGGGGCAACACCCTTCTCTACCAGTCGGACGGCCGCAGCTTCACGCTGACCAGCCCCGGCGCCGACGGGCGCGCCGGGAGCGCCGACGATCTGGTGATGACCGACGGCCAGTTCACCCAGCTCCCGGCCCCCGGCGGTGGGTAG
- a CDS encoding patatin-like phospholipase family protein, with the protein MFEGFKVGLALGGGAARGLAHIGVLKVLEENEIPIDLIVGTSVGALVGGVYATTKSAAATESRFRDFIFSKQFKRSKFDFLRESRQARPGLLYNFVSLVKKGIFYSFSMAKTSWISAQHFEHNINGILDDVTIDQTRIPFAAVATDINRAEEVIIQEGPLRRAVSASSAVPGLLPPVPIDGRLLIDGGWTSKVPVIPALRLGANLVIGVDVSKDMEDTSAYRRGLNIMVRANAVKAEALKDMQCRFADVLIDPEVGHIHWADFSAIVECIALGEAAARAKIGEIRHQIKMARFSSLFGYSRSRRLARAYMREEDLKKVP; encoded by the coding sequence ATGTTCGAAGGGTTCAAGGTCGGGCTGGCCCTGGGGGGCGGTGCGGCCCGCGGGCTGGCCCACATCGGGGTCCTGAAGGTCCTCGAGGAGAACGAGATCCCCATCGACCTGATCGTCGGCACGAGCGTCGGGGCGCTCGTGGGCGGGGTCTATGCCACGACGAAGAGCGCCGCGGCGACCGAGAGCCGCTTCCGGGACTTCATCTTCAGCAAGCAGTTCAAGAGATCGAAATTCGATTTTCTGCGCGAGAGCCGGCAGGCCCGCCCGGGCCTTCTCTACAATTTCGTGTCGCTGGTCAAAAAGGGGATTTTCTATTCCTTCTCGATGGCCAAGACCTCCTGGATCAGCGCGCAGCACTTCGAGCACAACATCAACGGCATCCTGGACGACGTCACTATCGACCAGACGCGCATCCCGTTCGCGGCGGTGGCCACGGACATCAATCGCGCCGAGGAGGTCATCATCCAGGAGGGCCCCCTGCGGCGGGCCGTCAGCGCCAGCAGCGCCGTCCCCGGACTCCTGCCGCCGGTGCCGATCGACGGTCGACTCCTGATCGACGGGGGATGGACCAGCAAGGTCCCGGTGATCCCGGCGCTGCGGCTCGGGGCGAACCTGGTGATCGGGGTGGACGTTTCGAAGGACATGGAGGACACTTCCGCCTACCGCAGAGGCCTGAACATCATGGTCCGGGCGAACGCGGTCAAGGCGGAGGCGCTCAAGGACATGCAGTGCCGGTTTGCCGACGTCCTGATCGATCCCGAGGTGGGTCACATCCACTGGGCCGACTTCTCGGCGATTGTCGAGTGCATCGCCCTCGGGGAAGCGGCCGCCCGCGCGAAAATCGGCGAGATCCGGCACCAGATCAAGATGGCCCGTTTTTCGTCCCTGTTCGGGTACTCCCGCTCGCGCCGGCTGGCCCGGGCGTACATGAGAGAAGAGGACCTGAAGAAGGTTCCCTGA
- a CDS encoding protein-L-isoaspartate(D-aspartate) O-methyltransferase, giving the protein MRARMVEEQIVRRRVRDERVLRAMGTVPRHLFVPDYLRDSAYDDGPLPIGEEQTISQPYVVAFMSEAIRPQPADRVLEVGTGSGYQTAVLADLVGHVYSTEVRPRLAEAARARLAELGVSNVTLRAEDGSGGWPEEAPFDSILVTAAAPGVPEALVEQLGEGGRLVIPIGSGDQELVRVTRGRDGLARERLLPVRFVPLVL; this is encoded by the coding sequence ATGCGCGCGCGGATGGTCGAGGAGCAGATCGTCAGGCGCCGCGTCCGGGACGAGCGGGTCCTGCGGGCGATGGGCACGGTGCCTCGCCATCTGTTCGTGCCGGACTATCTCAGGGACAGCGCCTACGATGACGGCCCGTTGCCGATCGGGGAGGAGCAGACCATCTCCCAGCCGTACGTCGTGGCGTTCATGAGCGAGGCGATTCGGCCGCAGCCCGCCGACCGGGTCCTGGAGGTCGGCACCGGCTCGGGATACCAGACGGCGGTCCTCGCGGACCTCGTCGGGCACGTGTACAGCACGGAAGTTCGCCCCCGCCTGGCCGAGGCGGCGCGCGCCAGGCTCGCGGAGCTGGGCGTCTCGAACGTCACCCTGCGCGCGGAGGACGGGTCCGGTGGCTGGCCGGAGGAGGCGCCGTTCGACTCGATCCTGGTCACGGCCGCGGCGCCCGGCGTGCCGGAGGCTTTGGTGGAGCAGCTCGGCGAAGGAGGCAGGCTCGTGATACCGATCGGCAGCGGGGATCAGGAGCTGGTCAGGGTGACCCGCGGCCGGGACGGCCTCGCACGCGAGAGGCTCCTGCCGGTCCGCTTCGTGCCGCTCGTCCTCTAG
- a CDS encoding VWA domain-containing protein: MGLLRPVLLGAILSGALVAAGVAAQVPVADSPAAPGTEPAGQVAVRFLEPAPPGLILGPTRISVEAAAPAGARVSRVEIYADGTLLTAFERPPFSLTWDAGTGFAHRTLRAVAIDSEGRRGEATLVARPLYVGQYEEVRLVNVFATVRDRRGNAVLDLGKSDFVMLEDGAPQSVTHFTSAKVPITIALLIDASNSMNLGGRIELARKAAEEFVESVDPEDRLMVLSFNDELKGGAGPASDRGATKKEIEAIQARGGTALYDAIYAAAVRLLGSEGRRVIVLLSDGRDQALTDNEPGSLHLFEEALEKAHRSEVAVYAIGLGAHLDTEMDLRYERSLKEILDTLASATGGRSYYPARPGQLSGVYRQIAADLKAQYTLAYSSTNRVPDGKWRTIRLTVKNPELEVRARAGYYAPGPQKP, encoded by the coding sequence ATGGGTCTACTTCGCCCGGTCCTACTAGGAGCGATCCTGTCCGGCGCCCTCGTGGCGGCGGGCGTGGCGGCGCAGGTCCCGGTCGCGGACTCCCCGGCGGCACCGGGCACCGAGCCGGCGGGGCAGGTTGCGGTGCGCTTCCTGGAGCCGGCGCCGCCCGGCCTCATCCTCGGACCCACCCGCATCTCCGTCGAGGCGGCGGCCCCGGCCGGCGCCCGCGTCTCGCGCGTCGAGATTTACGCCGACGGGACCCTGCTCACCGCCTTCGAGCGCCCCCCCTTCTCCCTGACCTGGGACGCCGGCACCGGCTTCGCGCACCGCACCCTGCGGGCCGTGGCGATCGACTCCGAGGGGCGCAGGGGGGAGGCCACCCTGGTCGCCCGCCCTTTGTACGTCGGCCAGTACGAGGAGGTCCGGCTGGTCAACGTGTTCGCCACGGTGCGCGATCGCCGGGGGAACGCCGTGCTCGATCTGGGGAAGAGCGACTTCGTCATGCTCGAGGACGGCGCGCCGCAGTCGGTGACGCATTTCACCTCCGCCAAGGTGCCGATCACCATCGCCCTGCTGATCGACGCCAGCAACAGCATGAACCTGGGGGGCCGGATCGAACTGGCGCGCAAGGCCGCGGAAGAGTTCGTCGAGAGCGTCGATCCGGAGGACCGGCTCATGGTCCTGTCGTTCAACGACGAGCTCAAGGGGGGCGCCGGGCCGGCCTCCGACCGGGGCGCGACCAAGAAGGAGATCGAGGCGATCCAGGCGCGGGGCGGCACCGCCCTCTACGACGCGATCTACGCGGCCGCCGTCCGCCTTCTCGGATCCGAGGGGCGCCGCGTCATCGTGCTCCTTTCGGACGGGCGCGACCAGGCCCTGACCGACAACGAGCCCGGGAGCCTGCACCTGTTCGAGGAGGCCCTGGAGAAGGCGCATCGCAGCGAGGTCGCCGTCTACGCGATTGGGCTCGGGGCCCACCTGGACACCGAGATGGACCTGCGCTACGAGCGCAGCCTCAAGGAGATCCTCGACACCCTGGCGAGCGCGACCGGGGGCCGGTCGTACTACCCCGCGCGCCCCGGCCAGCTGTCGGGGGTCTACCGACAGATCGCGGCCGATCTGAAGGCCCAGTACACGCTGGCCTACTCTTCGACCAATCGCGTCCCGGACGGCAAGTGGCGGACGATCCGCCTGACGGTGAAGAATCCGGAGCTGGAGGTGCGGGCGCGGGCCGGATATTACGCCCCGGGGCCGCAGAAGCCCTGA
- the nth gene encoding endonuclease III, with amino-acid sequence MGRESAGRHLALLAKAFGRPRPGRRYAPLDELILTVLSQHTSDVNRDRAYAALRGRFPAWEDVLRARRADVERAIRAGGLARTKSRVIQDILRRVRQDQGRLDLGVLRTMPLADARAYLLGLRGVGEKTACCVLLFACGRPAFPVDTHIHRIARRVGWVPPKATPRRTHAILAGLIPKARYLEAHLNLISLGRRICRARAPRCPACPLRRLCRYAGRLDGPGRRPGLY; translated from the coding sequence GTGGGTAGGGAATCGGCCGGCCGGCATCTCGCTCTTCTGGCCAAGGCCTTCGGCCGCCCGCGCCCCGGCCGCCGCTACGCGCCGCTCGACGAGCTGATTCTCACGGTCCTCTCCCAGCATACCAGCGACGTCAATCGCGACCGCGCCTACGCCGCCCTGCGAGGACGCTTCCCCGCCTGGGAGGACGTGCTCCGGGCCCGGCGCGCCGACGTGGAGCGCGCCATTCGAGCCGGCGGCCTCGCCAGGACCAAGAGCCGGGTGATCCAGGACATCCTCCGCCGCGTCCGTCAGGACCAGGGGCGTCTCGACCTGGGCGTGCTCCGGACGATGCCGCTGGCGGACGCCAGGGCCTACCTCCTGGGCCTCCGGGGGGTCGGTGAGAAGACCGCCTGCTGCGTGCTGCTGTTCGCCTGTGGCCGGCCGGCCTTCCCGGTGGACACCCACATCCACCGGATCGCCCGGCGCGTCGGGTGGGTTCCGCCGAAGGCCACCCCGCGGAGAACCCACGCGATCCTGGCCGGCCTGATCCCGAAGGCGCGCTACCTCGAGGCGCACCTGAACCTGATCAGCCTGGGCCGGCGGATCTGCCGGGCCCGCGCCCCTCGCTGCCCCGCCTGCCCGCTCCGCCGCCTTTGCCGCTACGCCGGCCGGCTGGATGGCCCCGGGCGCCGGCCCGGCCTATATTGA
- the proS gene encoding proline--tRNA ligase — MAKVITPRQEDYSRWYTDVITQSQMADYSPVKGCMVIRPLGYAVWEGMQKELDARFKETGHQNAYFPLFIPESFLHKEAEHVAGFAPECAVVTHGGGKELEEALIVRPTSETIIYAMYAKWIRSYRDLPVLINQWANVVRWEMRTRLFLRTTEFLWQEGHTAHATEQEAEAEALLILEIYRRFAEEHMAIPVYTGVKSDSEKFAGALRTYSIEALMQDGKALQAGTSHNLGQNFAKAFEVKFQTKDGTWENVWSTSWGVSTRLVGALVMAHGDDNGASFPPRLAPVQVVLVPIWKSDDEKARISEAVRLAAEELKGAFRVKADLRDEVSPGWKFNEWEMKGVPLRLEIGPRDLEKDQFTAVRRLDRRKTPLPRAGLAAGVAALLEEIQSAMLEKGRAFLRENTRDARDYEEFKRALDASGGFYRAHWCGSADCEKRIKDETKATIRCIPLEGNREDGKCLRCGGESRRWVYFARSY, encoded by the coding sequence ATGGCGAAGGTCATCACCCCCAGGCAGGAAGACTACTCGCGCTGGTACACCGACGTGATCACCCAGTCGCAGATGGCCGACTACTCGCCGGTCAAGGGCTGCATGGTGATCCGGCCCCTGGGCTACGCCGTCTGGGAGGGGATGCAGAAGGAGCTGGACGCCCGCTTCAAGGAGACCGGACACCAGAACGCCTATTTCCCGCTGTTCATCCCCGAGTCGTTCCTGCACAAGGAGGCCGAGCACGTCGCGGGCTTCGCCCCCGAGTGCGCCGTGGTCACGCACGGCGGCGGCAAGGAGCTGGAAGAGGCGCTCATCGTCCGGCCGACGTCGGAGACGATCATCTACGCGATGTACGCCAAATGGATCCGCTCCTACCGCGACCTGCCGGTCCTGATCAACCAGTGGGCCAACGTCGTGCGCTGGGAGATGCGCACCCGCCTGTTCCTGCGCACCACCGAGTTTCTCTGGCAGGAGGGGCACACCGCCCACGCGACGGAGCAGGAGGCCGAGGCGGAGGCGCTCCTCATCCTCGAGATCTACCGGCGCTTCGCCGAGGAGCACATGGCGATCCCGGTCTACACCGGCGTGAAGAGCGACAGCGAGAAGTTCGCGGGGGCCCTTCGCACCTACAGCATCGAGGCGCTCATGCAGGACGGCAAGGCGCTGCAGGCCGGGACGTCGCACAACCTGGGGCAGAACTTCGCCAAGGCCTTCGAGGTGAAGTTCCAGACCAAGGACGGCACGTGGGAGAACGTCTGGTCGACTTCCTGGGGCGTGTCCACCCGGCTCGTGGGCGCCCTGGTCATGGCGCACGGCGACGACAACGGCGCCAGCTTTCCGCCCCGCCTCGCGCCCGTCCAGGTGGTCCTGGTGCCGATCTGGAAGAGCGACGACGAGAAGGCGCGCATCTCGGAGGCCGTGCGGCTGGCGGCCGAGGAGCTGAAGGGGGCCTTCCGCGTCAAGGCCGACCTGCGCGACGAGGTGTCGCCCGGCTGGAAGTTCAACGAGTGGGAGATGAAGGGCGTCCCCCTGCGCCTGGAGATCGGCCCGCGCGATCTGGAGAAGGACCAGTTCACCGCCGTCCGCCGGCTGGACCGCCGCAAGACCCCGCTGCCCCGCGCCGGCCTGGCCGCCGGTGTCGCCGCGCTGCTGGAGGAGATCCAGTCCGCGATGCTCGAGAAGGGGCGCGCCTTCCTGCGGGAGAACACCCGGGACGCCAGGGACTACGAGGAGTTCAAGCGGGCGCTCGACGCGTCGGGCGGGTTCTACCGCGCCCACTGGTGCGGCTCGGCCGACTGCGAGAAGCGCATCAAGGACGAGACCAAGGCGACCATCCGCTGCATCCCGCTCGAGGGGAACCGGGAGGACGGCAAGTGCCTGCGCTGCGGAGGGGAGTCCCGGCGATGGGTCTACTTCGCCCGGTCCTACTAG